GGACTCCCCAGGGCGGTGACATAGAAGGTGTCTCCCACCTTCATATAGGGACCGAGGGAGATGAGGAAAAAGAAGAGAAAGACCGCTCCCCAGAAACGAGGAGCGCCCTTCATGAACAGAAGGGCCGCAAAGGGGAGGAAAAAAATCGCAAGGACCATGGTGGGAGGCGAGGAAAAGTGCGTCATTGAGAAGGGATTCCTCAGGGATTCCGAGAGAGCCAGGATATATTTGATATTCCCCTCGAAGGCTCCGTTCATCACCGAGTCCCCGGGAGGAAAATCAGTGAAAAAGCGGATACCCGTATCGCTGTCTGAGTGCTTATAGGCGCTCCAGTAAGGGAGAATCACAGGGACAAGCATGAGAGCGGAAAGACACGCCAGGGCGGCGGCTTTTTTCAGAACTCCCCTCTCCTTTGAGGCAAGGAGCCAGCATAAATAAAGGAAAGTGACCATGACAAGGAAAAAGCCGTAAAACCAGTAGAAAAGACAGGAAATGACAAAGGAGAGGGCGGCCAGGAAGAGATCCCTGCGGGTGGCGGTGCCCCTGAAAAAGCGCAGGGCGCACAGCAGGTAAAGCATCATGGGAAATATCATTGACTGGGCGACTCTTCCATGGGAGATCTCGAAGAGCACATAAGGGTTGAGGGCTCCCACAAGCCCGCATATGAAAGAAACGGCGGGGCTGAAGAGAAGAGTGCGGCCCAGGGCATACCCTGAGAGCGCATTGGCAATGATGACCGCCATGCACATGACGTTGAAATAAGCCCACCGGTGAAAAAGAAGCTGGAAAGGGAGAGAGAGAAAAGCATCGGCCATGTTCCCGAGAAGAAGAAGAAGATTGCAGCCATAGGGGTAATAATCAAGGGCGGTGTAAAAAGGGGAGATTCCGGAAGATAAGGCCTTGTGCACGTACCACTGGACCCAGAGGTTTCCCTCGAGATCCTGCATGAGACCAAGCTCACCCACCACATGGGTCCTTATCACAGGGAGAACCGGAGCAATCACTCCCAGCGCACAGACAAGGTAACCTGAGAGGACAAGGAGCAGAATGCCCTTTCCCTCAAGGAAAAAGGCCGATTTCCCCCGGGGACGTGAAAGAGGGCTTTTCTCCACTCTCCCATAGTTTTTCACGGGAGGGCACCTTTCCTTCTTCGCCATGAATCCCCGGACCTCTCGTCACATAAACCCTGCATCATTCCATTCAATGCTCCCCTCCATTTTTTCCCGCTGACAGGATTTTCAGCAGTTTTAGGGAAACAAAGAAAAAAAAATAACCACCCAGAGAGAAAAAGGAGGACTCCACTTGAATTACCATCTTACGGAAGAACAACAGAGAATCCAGCAGGCATTCAGGAAAGTTGCCCAGGAAGTGGCTGCGCCTCTCGCATTGGAGCTCGATGAAAAGGAGGAGTTTCCCTGGAAGGTCATAGAGGCGATGCGCAAAGAGAACCTCATGGGCCTGTTCCTCCCCAGGGAATATGACGGCCTGGGAGGAAGCGTCATGGAGCTCTGCCTCGCCGTCGAGGAGCTCTCGCGGGTCTCGTCGGGAATCGCCATCAGCTTCGCTGCCAACGCCCTGGGAAGCTTCCCCATACTTCTCCATGGAAACGAGGAACAGAAGAAAAAATATCTCACCCCCGTGGCACGGGGTGAAAAAATGGCTGCCTTCGGCCTCACTGAGCCAGAAGCAGGTTCTGATGCCACAGGAATACAGACCACTGCAACAAAAAAGGGGGATTTTTATCTGCTGAGGGGGAACAAGCAGTGGATCACCAATGGCAAGGAAGCGGAGACCTACACCATCTTTGCCTCAACGGACCGATCCAGGGGAGGCCGCGGAATATCGGCCTTCATAGTGGAAAAGGGCTGGGAGGGCTTCACCTTCGGGAGAAAAGAGGAAAAGCTGGGAATACGGTGCTCAACAACCATGAACCTCATCTTCGATGACTGCCCCGTGCCGAAAGAGAACCTCCTCGGCAGGGAGGGACTGGGATTCGTCGTCGCCATGAAGACCCTCGACAAGGCAAGGCCCGGTGTTGCCGCCCAGGGTCTTGGCATTGCCCAGGGTGGGCTTGACGTGCTCCTTGACTATCTTGCGGGCCTGCAGAAGGAACGGGGAGCCCTCCCTGACATCCCCGAGCTCCACAACGAGCTTGGCACCATTGCCACTCTTGTCGAAGCGACAAGGGCCCTCATATATGCCGTAGCCCGATCGGTGGACTCCGGGGACAGGCATGCCTCACGGGACGCCGCCATGGCGAAGCTCTTCGCCTCTGATGTCTCAGTGGAAGTGGCAAACAGGGTGGTGAGCCTCATGGGACTCCTTTCGATCCGCTATGGCCATCCCGCCGAAAGGCTCTTCAGGGATGCGAAGATCACCCAGATATATGAAGGAACCAACGAGATACAGAAAGGGGTTATCGCCCTCGAGATGATCAAGGGCCTCAGAAAGAGGGAGTAACGCTACTTGGTGGCAGTCTCCCCTCTCAGGAAAAGCTTGATCTTGAAATTTTTGGTATCAATGGAGCCCGTGATCCGATATTTTCCTGGGACCACGGGCTTTCCTTCAAAATCGCTCTGATCCCAGATACCGGTGAAGACCTTTTCCCTGCCCCCCTCAATCTTTACGGTGTGGGGCGTATTGACCTGCCCCACCTTTGCCGAGTATTTCCACACATCAAAGGGAATTTTCACAAAGAAAAGATCCTGCTCCCTCTGCACCAGGAAGTCCGCCTCAAGGTTCGTGGGAAACTCAAGATAGACCGGCTTGTCGCTCAGGTTCTTGACGCCGAGCCTGAGCTTTACGTCGTCACCGGCATAATAGACCTCTTTTTCCATCTTCAGCGAAAAGGAGAGATTCCTGACCTTCCTGTCCACCCTCGTGGTGAGCACCGAGCTCTTCACGACAAAATAGCGCAGAGCTCCCATGAATGCGAGGAGAATCACCACGATGAGGATGACAAAGAGGGCTATCTCCTTCCTGGGATCTCTCTCGACCTTTTTGCGGAAACGGAAACGGAAAAAAATCGTTATCACCCTCCCGGGCGGAATTTGCCCCTTGACTATTCAACGAAAATGGATTATATCCTTTACAGGGAGAAGTTTTACCGCTCTCTTCAAGGAGTGATGCATGATGGACATTCACCGCATGGTCAGGGCGGCGCTCATGGCAGCTCTGATGCTCTTGATTACTGCAGGGGGGGCTCAGGCCCTGACCGCAATGGTGATAAGAATAGAAGGCACCAGGATCATACTGAACAAGGGCTCCAATGATTCCCTTGCTCCCGGGCAGGAGTTCTACGTGCACCGCATAGGGAATCCCGTGGGAAAGATAAAGACCGTGCTTGTTGACTCTTTCTCCTCAGAGGCCTCCGTGGTCACCCTTGAGCGTGACCAGACCGTCAGGGTGGGAGATGTGGTCACCACGGAGCCTTTCTCCGTGCCCTATACCCCCCCTCCTCCCGCTCTGAAAAACAATGATACCTGGAAATCGGGAGCCCCCTCGACAGGCGGCGGAGAGTCGCAGGCTTACCTGGACAGGCTGCAGTCCCAGATAAAGGTGGTATCCTTCAAAAGCGGCCCCAAGGGGCAGATGAGAGTGGGCATCGGCGAGGTATCGCTTGCCGTGAACGCGCTGGGCTATCTTTCATATGCCTCCTATGCCGATCCCTGGATGCTTGTCACGGTAGGGTCGGGCCTTTTGAATCAGTACAACACTTCCAAGAAGCTGGGAACGGAATCGGTGGTGACGGTGGCCGTTACTTATTACGATGAAGCTCTCATCGCTTCCCAGGCAAGGTTTTTTGCCTCCAAGGAGGGAATTACCGATGAAGGGCAGATCGCTGAGATAAAAAACGGCCTTGTCCAGCAGATGGGAACCGATACGTCGGCAGTCTTCCACGTCAAGATAATGAACAAGGGGAAGACGGTGCTGCAGCTTGCCCCCTTCAAATGGCACATGTATCTCGTCAATTCCGCCGGGCAGAAAGTCACGGCCTCACGGTACGAGGATTCCCTCGACAAGGGCGTGGGGCCCAACAGCGAAACCCAGGGCTATGTGTACTTTCCCAGGACCGACGAGACAGGATCACAGAACTTTTCGGGAGGATCGGTGAAGATCAAGCTCGAATCGATCCTTGGAGGTCACAAGGAACTTGCCTGGTAGGAGAATTTTCTCCCCATGGCAGTGAGCGGTACTCTTGAAAAAGAGCGGGCTATCATATATAATAGGAGTACCCCCTGAAAAGGGCTTACTTTTGTTTGCACTGAGGTACATTATGGCACACCGTATTCCAGGCAGTCCTCTCACGGTAAAGGCGCGCCTTCACAGACCCGGAGAAGGGAAGAGGAATATACTCCAGGAGATGAGGGACTTCGTCATGCACGGCCTTGTCATGCGGCAGCTTTCCCTGTGGGAGCCCTCGAAAGGCCATGATAGCGCTCCCCTTGTGAAGCTGATGCCCAGCGCTCTTTCAAGCAGGGAGCCCTCACCTGGCGAGAAAATCATCTCCCTTTTCAGCGATCCCCTGGAATATTCATTTACGCAGAGGAGGATGACGGGCTTCATGGCGAAAACCGTGGCATGCCTCCTCCTCTTCGGAAGCATCCTGACCCCGGGCTCCCCCGGGGAAAAAGCGCAGCAAGGCAAAGAAAGCCAGGCCGCCATGAAGCACCAGGCAGAGATCTCTGACTGCCCCCTCAGCTTCCGCTTTGCAGAAAAAGCCTATGCGGCCGTTGACTGCGTTTCAACGAGCGATTCTCATACCTTTGAGCTTGTGAAGAGTCTGAACCATACCAACAGCAGCTATACCCATCAGAATTCGACTCCTCACACAAACTCCCATACGAACAGCAATCCCGGTCCAATGCCCGGTCCCCCCCCCTAATCGGGCACCGACCCATCAGGAAAGGAGCTTTCTCATGAGCTACAAATTTAAGGTCACCCTTCAGAAAAAGGACAGATCCTTCAAGGGCTGCAAAGATTCCCCGGCTCTTGCCTGCATTGAGCGCTTTAAGGCACTCCTCGGCCGGCAGGAGCTGAGAGCCTACTTCATTGAAGAGCGCCAGGAGCAGCCCGTCTTCATAAAGCTCCATTCCACAGTGAGGGAGCCCGGCATTCTTGAGAGGCTTCTTACAAGACTCATGCCGGGATACGAGTTCAGCTTTTTTGAGCGCCCGCTCTGCGGCACACTCCGCCGGGCTTTTGCCACGTCCATGGTGGGCCTTTTTGCCATTGCGAGCTTTATGGGCCTCTCGGCAAAACAGGTGCAGGCCTCGGTGGAAAAAAGCGAGAATCTCCCCGACGTCCAGAAACTCCCCAGGACGCTCCAGAAGACCATGGAGTTTCTCCCTACGGACTGCCCGCCCATAGTGCGCCTTACCAATTGCATTACCACCTCCCAGACCTTTCCCGCCCCTCAGTCGCTTCAGCATGAGTTTGCCCAGTATTCGACTCATACCAACAGTCACTCCAATACCACCTTTTCTCACACCAATACTCCTGCATACCATGTAAACCTTACGCCTGGAGACTCAATCTTCTAAATGGTACTTGAGCTGAGAGGGCCTGTCGTCATATCACTTGAGGTCACTACGCTCTGCAACAGCAACTGCCCCGGGTGCAGCAATGTATTTCCTCATGAGCACTCCGAGAAGCTCCTCACTGCCCCGCAGTGGGATTCGCTCATCAGGAAGCTCTCACCTTATGTGCAGGAGTTCAGGATCACCGGCGGCGAGCCTATTCTCCGGAGCGACCTCTTTGATATCCTGTCCTCCCTCGAGGAAGAAAAAAAGTATTATCATATTTTCACCAACGGCCTCTGGAAAGACGCCGACGCCATGGCCGACAGGTTCCAGAGCTTTGCGCACCTCTCCTCCTTTCTTGTCTCGCTCCATGGCCACACAGGTGAATCGCACCTCAGCTTCGCAGGGAAGGACTCATTCCAGCAAGTTACCGGCACCATAAGGACCCTTGTACAGGCCGGCTTTGAAGTAAATACCAATGCCGTCCTCACTAAGGATAACGCAAAGCATATAGAGGACCTTGTGAACCTCTCCTGCGAGCTGGGGGCAAAAGGAACGGTATTCAACAGGTATATCGGCATCCCACGGGAGGGGGTCAGCGTTTCCGAGGAGGAGCTTCAAGGTGCCCTCGAAAAAATCGATGAGCTCCAGAAGCAGGGTTATAACTGCCTCATCGGGAACTGTGTGCCCTACTGCTTTTTCCCCTCTTCCTCATCAGGGTGCCTCGCCGGCATCACCTTCGGAACGGTAGATCCCTTCGGGAACCTGAGGCCGTGCAACCACTCGCCGAGGATAATCGGGAGCCTTCTCAAGGAGGAAGTCTCGCACCTCTGGAAATCGAAAGCACTGAGAAAATGGAGGGAGCAGCTCCCAAGAGAGTGCAGCCGGTGCATAAAGCTCTCTTACTGTCCCTCGGGCTGCAGGGCCATTGCCGACCTTCTTTCAGAGCCCTGCGATCCCCTCATCAGGGGTCACGTCAAAAAGGAGCGCCTCCCCGAAAAAATACTGGAGATAACCCTTGAGGAAGACCTCTGCCCTTCTCCCCGCTTCATTACGCGCCAGGAGGAATTTGGACTGGCCCTTATCCACCATACGCAGGTTATCCCCGTCTCACACAGGGCAAAGGCCATTATCGAAATGGTAGATGGAAAGACCACCCTCAGGGAAATAGAAAAGAGACACGGCAGCGCGTCTCTTTCTTTTCTCTATTCCCTCTATATAAGGAATTTCATAGACTTCTCAGGCAGCAGGCCCTGAGATGACGCTCTCAGTTCGTTTTCTCCGGCCTGTCCTGGAAAAGATCCTTCTCCAGCATGTCGATGATATTCTGGCCCGGTGCCGCCGCCTCATCAGATGAAAGTCCCATCCTGAGGTTGTCCATATTCTGGTGTATATAGGTCTTCTGCCTCTCGGTGAGCACATTGGCCATCTTTTTCACAATTCCATCGACACTCTTGACGAAAGTCTTGAATTCTTCCTGCTTGGGCCTCATATCACCGATGATCTTCTGGATCTCTGTCTTCTGGCTCTCATTGAGGCTCACATCCTTTGAAGAGCCCAGCATCATCACTCCCATGAGCACGTCATCAAGCGAAAGCCGATCTGTAGTTCTCGGGGCCTCGAAGATAACCAGCACATTGGAGCGGGTCTGCTGCGGCTCCGTCATAACCGCCAGATGGGCATTCTTTACCATGATCCCCAAGGCAAGCGCAACGGCAATAATTATCAGCAGCACTATCAGATACGCATCATTTTTCCCCATGAATAAGCCTCCTCATATAATAATCAGCGTCGTGCGCCTTACTTCTTGTTAAGGGTCTTCTCAAACTGGGTGAGCAACTCGGAGCTTTCCGACCCCGCTCTCCCCATGCGTGCCTGGAACTGTATCATTATTTCTTCCTTGTTCTGGGTGATAAACTTCACCTGTTTTTCCGTGAGCACTTTCAGAATCTTATCCTTGGAGTCATCAATTTCATTGGAGAGTTTCTTATAATCTTGCTGCTTCTGCTTAATCTCGCCAAGGCACGCGAGCATATCCTTTTTCTGCCTGTCATTGAGAGCGTATTCCCTGTCTGCATTG
This Candidatus Eremiobacterota bacterium DNA region includes the following protein-coding sequences:
- a CDS encoding acyl-CoA dehydrogenase family protein, with translation MNYHLTEEQQRIQQAFRKVAQEVAAPLALELDEKEEFPWKVIEAMRKENLMGLFLPREYDGLGGSVMELCLAVEELSRVSSGIAISFAANALGSFPILLHGNEEQKKKYLTPVARGEKMAAFGLTEPEAGSDATGIQTTATKKGDFYLLRGNKQWITNGKEAETYTIFASTDRSRGGRGISAFIVEKGWEGFTFGRKEEKLGIRCSTTMNLIFDDCPVPKENLLGREGLGFVVAMKTLDKARPGVAAQGLGIAQGGLDVLLDYLAGLQKERGALPDIPELHNELGTIATLVEATRALIYAVARSVDSGDRHASRDAAMAKLFASDVSVEVANRVVSLMGLLSIRYGHPAERLFRDAKITQIYEGTNEIQKGVIALEMIKGLRKRE
- a CDS encoding radical SAM protein; the protein is MVLELRGPVVISLEVTTLCNSNCPGCSNVFPHEHSEKLLTAPQWDSLIRKLSPYVQEFRITGGEPILRSDLFDILSSLEEEKKYYHIFTNGLWKDADAMADRFQSFAHLSSFLVSLHGHTGESHLSFAGKDSFQQVTGTIRTLVQAGFEVNTNAVLTKDNAKHIEDLVNLSCELGAKGTVFNRYIGIPREGVSVSEEELQGALEKIDELQKQGYNCLIGNCVPYCFFPSSSSGCLAGITFGTVDPFGNLRPCNHSPRIIGSLLKEEVSHLWKSKALRKWREQLPRECSRCIKLSYCPSGCRAIADLLSEPCDPLIRGHVKKERLPEKILEITLEEDLCPSPRFITRQEEFGLALIHHTQVIPVSHRAKAIIEMVDGKTTLREIEKRHGSASLSFLYSLYIRNFIDFSGSRP
- a CDS encoding BsuPI-related putative proteinase inhibitor, producing the protein MITIFFRFRFRKKVERDPRKEIALFVILIVVILLAFMGALRYFVVKSSVLTTRVDRKVRNLSFSLKMEKEVYYAGDDVKLRLGVKNLSDKPVYLEFPTNLEADFLVQREQDLFFVKIPFDVWKYSAKVGQVNTPHTVKIEGGREKVFTGIWDQSDFEGKPVVPGKYRITGSIDTKNFKIKLFLRGETATK